Genomic segment of Populus nigra chromosome 6, ddPopNigr1.1, whole genome shotgun sequence:
agtattcgttgttttaattttaatttttaatttttaattttttaattatattatattttcaattatatttcttgatattttatatcattttcttaattaatttttttttacattcctcaatattttattttatattagattttatccttattcttttgattgctatttattttgtttttaattcttttttattagaactTTCTTTATCGATTTCATcccttgatattttattgattgggattttgttaatatttttgggttacgagtttgaaaaattaggttaatttggcttaaatttttttttccataccaTTTTTTACGTATAATTTTTGTTGATATAATCCTTTTACAAGATTATTGCAATCTCATGTGTCAAGTCACGAGTTTCGCATGTTTAACTAGTTTTAactaagataatattttttaatttatttgttattgttattgttgttactgttttttttatcaaattattaaattaatcaaggttttaacttgattaatatttttttcttactaaaaaaaacacaaccatctattgaatattatttttcaagttttaaaaatttgatacaATCCACGACACCATGTGGATCACCAATCTATTTATACTTGCCCGATATCCACCCATGTGATATTGTTTAATATCCACTTGTACCACTAgcaaataacttttcaaaaagtttaatttcagtatttgtaaatttaaataaattaaatttggtccttaattttatttttcaataaatagtcCCTTATTCTGGAATTTGTTATGTTCAAAGTTTTCATAATAACATCTTAATCCTTGCTTAAAAGATTTTGTGCAATCAAGTCCCTCcatgtcaattaaaaaaaaatgaatggacATTAATAAGGTATAAAATTGATACCCATACCTGgaacccatatatatatatatatatataaccttaaTACCTATCAGAGAGGACCAAGTAGAGCAGGTATTCATTTCATACCCGAACCATTACCCTTCtcataattaagattaaaatacaCATATATTGAAGCCAGGAAACATATAACTCAATCCTATATTTTGACACAAAACGGTGCTGTTTTCCAGAAAAaataagtgatttttaaaaaaacatgagttcaTTTTAGCcattgatgtttatttttttcataaatatgaGTTCATTTTAGccattaatgtttatttttttcgtaAATATgaattcattttggtccttaatTTTGTGTGAAATGGTCCTTAAACTTTAATGTGTTAAAATAGGATCCCGAGGAGAGCATAGATTTTTTGAGTTTCTAGGAtcgattaaaatatattttgaggttcaagattaattattaaatgtCCTTTGAGATAATCCTAAGATGTTTGGAGGTTAAAAAATGTATAGAAATTAGGGTTGGAAGGGCAAAACCAGCGCCCCCTGATTTTTCAGCGACATTTGGTAAAGGCGGCGACGCATCGTTCGCCTTTGTTATCGGATCCACACAATTTTTATGGATTGGTCGTGCGCATCCATCCCAAGACCATTTGCGTAGGCATGACGCGCTCCGTGCCTCACCTTCCTCCCGTCCTTTCCTAGTTTCCTTTCCTATTCTTTTACTTttccattatttattattttcaaaataattgttttctcGGTAGATAGTCAATggttattttgtgattttttaggcCTATTAAATAAGATTAAGCACCCGCCCACCATccttctaatatttatttacgTGGGAGCCTTTCAAGGTCGTTTTCACCTTCTTCCAATTATTGACTCttataattggattttttttttgtaaataattaattgattggtttttcaattaatcaaaattaaacgtATTCATAGGATATATTTAAACTTAAACATAAAATACACACATGGTGTTAAATACCGCAcaatacatattaaattaaaaaaactctcacaattattattgattcatttttatttcatcagcttaaaattcttaaattaattaaaatattaaaacagatTTTATAGATTTACTTGGGCGTACTGCTCATTTATTACTATGAAGAACGATTGCTTACAATACTTGCTGGATCATGCTCCAAGGTTAATGCAGGTTCGGTAGTTCAGggtgttttttcaattaaaattttattaaaataaaatttatttatttttaacaataaaataatacaaaaacacttttaaaaaatattaatttaatatatttaaaatataacattaaaaaataattaattttttttttaaaaaaacgctGTTACACCGAAAAACAATCGGTCTCTTGAGCATAGGTTGATTATCGCGATTTGCAATAATAAACTGCCACGTCAACACAATGGAAACTCCATGAACACGTGTTGCAAAGAATCCTAGGTTGTACACGCAAACTCCTACGAAGCAGAGTAACTCAATCATTTTTCTTAACAGAAATAACGAGATAAAAATGAATGGCGGGCATTTAATTCAAAAGGCTCAAGCTCAACTCATAGAAGCGGATAAGggagggcaaaaaaaaaaatggcagcgACTTCATCACTCTCAATTCTGTTGGCAAATCCAGTCCCTAAAATCAGCTGTAATAACCAAATTGGAAATATGGTTAGTGCTTTTAACCAGAGAACCATCAAGAAATTGGGAACTAAATATGGTTCAAGAACCAGATTGAATGCAGCTGGGTTGTCTGAGATTGAGCCTGACCTCAATGAAGATCCTAGAGACCGTTGGGCCACTCCTGGTGTTGATGCTGTATGCGTCGTTTTATCTTCTATGTTAAGCGTATGTGTATTTAGTTTGTGTCTGTATGTTTGGTCTTGCTAATTAATACAGCtggttgttataattttttcaggAAGATTTCAAGTATGGAGAGTGGGATGGGCATCATACTTACTTTGAAGGCCAAGACAAAAGTATGTTTTTGTTTGTATGAGATTTTTGCTAAGATTTACTAAGGGTTTGAATCAgtcgaattaattaattaggggTGTTACGTGTCTGGTCTTCAATAACAAAAGCATGATTacgttttttaatgtattaaaaatataagcaaTACCTAATTCTTAATGGGATGTTTATTCAGGAACATACTGggaaatactaaaagaagaatATACTTCAACAGAGCCCCCAACGGGTTTTCAAGGTATAATAAATGCCACAAAATTTTGGATTACAGTGTCCTGTAGATTAGAATTTAAAGGTGTTATGTAAACTGTTCAGGTGTAAATTTTTGGGCTTGATATTTCACCATTAATGGCTTGCAGGGTTTATTTCATGGATCTTCCTTCCAGCAGTTGCTGCTGGGATGTATTTCAATGTGCCGGTAAAATCTAATTCAGACTCAGCTTCCATGCAAGATTTGATTATTAAACCTACTGTCGACAGGCTTCTTCAGgatgaaaaattaagaacatGACCTCAATTCTATGATTGACACAGTTAATTAATCTTTGATCTTATCTTTCAGGGGGAGTATCTGTTCATTGGAGCAGGTCtatttgtgtttattttctGTGTGATTGAGATGGATAAACCCGACAAGCCACACAACTTTGAGCCCCAGATATACAATATGGAGAGAGGAGCTCGTGACAAGTTAATAGATGACTATAATACCATGAGCATATGGGACTTCAATGAGAAATACGGAGACCTCTGGGATTTCACCATAACAAGGGAAGACATAACCAAGAGATAATTTTACCTTGGCAGCAAGAATTGTCATTGTATTCGTTCTGTAAGTAAGTGACATTGTTGAAAGGTATAGTTTATATTTCCCAATTTTATTCCACTGTTTCTTCGTATATAGATGGCCTATGACGTTACTTAAGCCGTGAATGAAGTCAGGATGTTTTGGAAACATGATGTTAACTTTTCACATGAACACACACAGAGCAAATGCCCATATTTTTTGTGTtggatttctttccttttttgttgcgAGTGTGTTGATGGAAGAGAAGTCGGTTTTTCAGAATTCAGACGTTTATTTTTCTACCACTGATTGGTTGAATTTTGTCCTAAAGAAGTTGAGATTCACTAATGTGTAACCAAGAAGAAGCATGTTATAAATTGGCTTTaggttaatgtttttatatggaAGAGTTTACGTGTGTGACCATGGGTACACGCTAGAGTTCTTAAGGGGTAGGAAGTCAGAAAAAGTGGCTTTGACGTTTCAAGAGTCAAATTCCACCACCATTTTCTCCAGAAGGCAGTTACCTCGGAATTTTTATGCTATCTTTAATTATAATCatgatttctcatttttttaatcatcaagATTCGTTGTCCTTGGTGGGGCAGCATTAAAGTTACCCCGGGAAGTGTTCTATTGAAAATGACGACAAGACGGCACTTGTGATGCCACAAAACTGAGATCTGAAGTTGGAGCGACTGctgtagtttttattttgaattttgttagCTTGTTAGTATTCTcaataaaataccaaaacttAGCCCTGGAAAAAGTGTCTTTGGGGAAACAAAGAGCAGCTATTTCAGCTGAGGATGTGTAGATTCTTTAGAGCAGAAATCTCTGCTGTTATTTGCAGTTACTGTTAGCTGCTTGCAGTAGAATCTCCTT
This window contains:
- the LOC133696594 gene encoding photosynthetic NDH subunit of subcomplex B 5, chloroplastic isoform X1 encodes the protein MAATSSLSILLANPVPKISCNNQIGNMVSAFNQRTIKKLGTKYGSRTRLNAAGLSEIEPDLNEDPRDRWATPGVDAVCVVLSSMLSEDFKYGEWDGHHTYFEGQDKRTYWEILKEEYTSTEPPTGFQGFISWIFLPAVAAGMYFNVPGEYLFIGAGLFVFIFCVIEMDKPDKPHNFEPQIYNMERGARDKLIDDYNTMSIWDFNEKYGDLWDFTITREDITKR
- the LOC133696594 gene encoding photosynthetic NDH subunit of subcomplex B 5, chloroplastic isoform X2, with protein sequence MAATSSLSILLANPVPKISCNNQIGNMVSAFNQRTIKKLGTKYGSRTRLNAAGLSEIEPDLNEDPRDRWATPGVDAEDFKYGEWDGHHTYFEGQDKRTYWEILKEEYTSTEPPTGFQGFISWIFLPAVAAGMYFNVPGEYLFIGAGLFVFIFCVIEMDKPDKPHNFEPQIYNMERGARDKLIDDYNTMSIWDFNEKYGDLWDFTITREDITKR